From one Rhodamnia argentea isolate NSW1041297 chromosome 1, ASM2092103v1, whole genome shotgun sequence genomic stretch:
- the LOC115743410 gene encoding 60S ribosomal protein L23, translated as MSKRGRGGSAGNKFRMSLGLPVAATVNCADNTGAKNLYIISVKGIKGRLNRLPSACVGDMVMATVKKGKPDLRKKVMPAVIVRQRKPWRRKDGVYMYFEDNAGVIVNPKGEMKGSAITGPIGKECADLWPRIASAANAIV; from the exons GACGTGGAGGTTCAGCGGGTAACAAATTTAGGATGTCGCTGGGTCTGCCAGTGGCGGCCACGGTGAACTGTGCGGATAACACTGGGGCGAAGAACCTTTACATCATTTCCGTGAAGGGAATCAAGGGGCGCCTGAACCGTTTGCCTTCCGCTTGTGTTGGAGACATGGTGATGGCCACTGTGAAGAAGGGGAAACCTGACCTCAGGAAGAAGGTGATGCCTGCCGTTATTGTGAGGCAGCGCAAACCGTGGCGCAGAAAGGATGGGGTGTACATGTACTTCGAAG ATAATGCTGGGGTCATTGTTAATCCAAAGGGAGAAATGAAAG GTTCTGCTATTACTGGTCCTATTGGAAAGGAGTGTGCCGATTTATGGCCGAGGATTGCAAGTGCAGCGAACGCAATCGTTTGA
- the LOC115743418 gene encoding actin-related protein 2/3 complex subunit 2B isoform X2, protein MSQNLYFLRERERMACFDRASPALKETLLKIYRDNKPTELDQRLFEFGAVEYHMQSSVSDPHYVHLSISTPLLSQEASVAQGISQGTVQTIKGILSDIVELVEPSREGYQLTLRLDFSKIPQGKDSSKIITEIASIQAAILSCQLKEMLSNVASQDTSPGMYKLIKLLYHPREPFFVVRQPEKTIAVFPMRFQENTDVIIATAFFQELMDVGSSEAWAKVPLCTWSPIPPPELRGEQMEDLSTNGGFVSFDILPHHVKGKRLDKTVWNLLNFYAFVKYHVKCTRGFIQRRMRKRLDNLVKILHKASSEEGGYVDDAQVAGCGCIKSLVSVSKTNTLRRRCRNFTKKVKRMRCPIKIHGFRRFRRRWLTVPKFSSAFKYTKID, encoded by the exons ATGTCTCAGAATCTTTACTtcctcagagagagagaaaggatggCTTGCTTTGATAGAGCATCACCAGCACTGAAGGAGACTCTGCTCAAAATATACAG AGATAACAAGCCCACAGAGCTGGATCAACGCTTGTTCGAATTTGGGGCAGTGGAGTACCACAT GCAGTCTTCAGTATCAGATCCACACTATGTCCATTTGTCCATATCAACACCATTACTATCTCAAGAAGCATCCGTCGCTCAAGGAATTTCACAAGGCACTGTACAAACGATAAAGGGAATTCTCTCGGATATAGTGGAGCTTGTCGAGCCCTCGAGAGAAGGATATCAGCTCACTCTGAGGCTCGATTTTTCTAAGATCCCGCAAGGCAAAG ATTCTTCCAAGATCATAACAGAGATCGCCAGCATACAAGCTGCAATACTGAGCTGCCAGTTGAAAGAAATGTTGAGCAATGTCGCCTCACAGGACACATCTCCAGGGATGTACAAGCTGATTAAACTATTGTATCACCCAAGAGAGCCTTTCTTTGTGGTCAGACAG CCGGAAAAGACCATCGCAGTGTTCCCTATGCGTTTCCAAGAAAACACAGACGTGATCATCGCAACTGCCTTCTTTCAG GAACTCATGGACGTTGGAAGCTCTGAAGCGTGGGCCAAGGTACCTCTTTGTACATGGTCGCCCATTCCACCTCCGGAGTTGAGAGGAGAACAAATGGAAGACCTAAGCACCAATGGCGGGTTCGTCTCCTTCG ATATTTTGCCACATCATGTTAAAGGCAAAAGACTGGATAAAACCGTGTGGAATCTGCTGAACTTTTACGCCTTTGTAAAGTATCATGTTAAG TGCACTCGGGGATTCATACAGAGGAGGATGCGAAAGCGATTGGATAATCTTGTCAAG ATTCTGCACAAGGCAAGCTCAGAAGAGGGTGGATATGTGGATGATGCGCAAG TTGCAGGATGTGGCTGCATCAAGAGTCTCGTCAGTGTTTCGAAAACTAACACGCTGAGACGAAGATGTCGGAATTTCACCAAGAAGGTCAAGAGGATGCGCTGCCCGATTAAAATTCATGGATTCCGGCGCTTCCGCCGACGGTGGTTGACCGTTCCCAAGTTCTCTTCCGCATTTAAGTATACAAAAATAGATTGA
- the LOC115743418 gene encoding actin-related protein 2/3 complex subunit 2B isoform X3: MSQNLYFLRERERMACFDRASPALKETLLKIYRDNKPTELDQRLFEFGAVEYHIRSSVSDPHYVHLSISTPLLSQEASVAQGISQGTVQTIKGILSDIVELVEPSREGYQLTLRLDFSKIPQGKDSSKIITEIASIQAAILSCQLKEMLSNVASQDTSPGMYKLIKLLYHPREPFFVVRQPEKTIAVFPMRFQENTDVIIATAFFQELMDVGSSEAWAKVPLCTWSPIPPPELRGEQMEDLSTNGGFVSFDILPHHVKGKRLDKTVWNLLNFYAFVKYHVKCTRGFIQRRMRKRLDNLVKILHKASSEEGGYVDDAQGCGCIKSLVSVSKTNTLRRRCRNFTKKVKRMRCPIKIHGFRRFRRRWLTVPKFSSAFKYTKID; the protein is encoded by the exons ATGTCTCAGAATCTTTACTtcctcagagagagagaaaggatggCTTGCTTTGATAGAGCATCACCAGCACTGAAGGAGACTCTGCTCAAAATATACAG AGATAACAAGCCCACAGAGCTGGATCAACGCTTGTTCGAATTTGGGGCAGTGGAGTACCACATACGG TCTTCAGTATCAGATCCACACTATGTCCATTTGTCCATATCAACACCATTACTATCTCAAGAAGCATCCGTCGCTCAAGGAATTTCACAAGGCACTGTACAAACGATAAAGGGAATTCTCTCGGATATAGTGGAGCTTGTCGAGCCCTCGAGAGAAGGATATCAGCTCACTCTGAGGCTCGATTTTTCTAAGATCCCGCAAGGCAAAG ATTCTTCCAAGATCATAACAGAGATCGCCAGCATACAAGCTGCAATACTGAGCTGCCAGTTGAAAGAAATGTTGAGCAATGTCGCCTCACAGGACACATCTCCAGGGATGTACAAGCTGATTAAACTATTGTATCACCCAAGAGAGCCTTTCTTTGTGGTCAGACAG CCGGAAAAGACCATCGCAGTGTTCCCTATGCGTTTCCAAGAAAACACAGACGTGATCATCGCAACTGCCTTCTTTCAG GAACTCATGGACGTTGGAAGCTCTGAAGCGTGGGCCAAGGTACCTCTTTGTACATGGTCGCCCATTCCACCTCCGGAGTTGAGAGGAGAACAAATGGAAGACCTAAGCACCAATGGCGGGTTCGTCTCCTTCG ATATTTTGCCACATCATGTTAAAGGCAAAAGACTGGATAAAACCGTGTGGAATCTGCTGAACTTTTACGCCTTTGTAAAGTATCATGTTAAG TGCACTCGGGGATTCATACAGAGGAGGATGCGAAAGCGATTGGATAATCTTGTCAAG ATTCTGCACAAGGCAAGCTCAGAAGAGGGTGGATATGTGGATGATGCGCAAG GATGTGGCTGCATCAAGAGTCTCGTCAGTGTTTCGAAAACTAACACGCTGAGACGAAGATGTCGGAATTTCACCAAGAAGGTCAAGAGGATGCGCTGCCCGATTAAAATTCATGGATTCCGGCGCTTCCGCCGACGGTGGTTGACCGTTCCCAAGTTCTCTTCCGCATTTAAGTATACAAAAATAGATTGA
- the LOC115743418 gene encoding actin-related protein 2/3 complex subunit 2B isoform X1, with the protein MSQNLYFLRERERMACFDRASPALKETLLKIYRDNKPTELDQRLFEFGAVEYHIRSSVSDPHYVHLSISTPLLSQEASVAQGISQGTVQTIKGILSDIVELVEPSREGYQLTLRLDFSKIPQGKDSSKIITEIASIQAAILSCQLKEMLSNVASQDTSPGMYKLIKLLYHPREPFFVVRQPEKTIAVFPMRFQENTDVIIATAFFQELMDVGSSEAWAKVPLCTWSPIPPPELRGEQMEDLSTNGGFVSFDILPHHVKGKRLDKTVWNLLNFYAFVKYHVKCTRGFIQRRMRKRLDNLVKILHKASSEEGGYVDDAQVAGCGCIKSLVSVSKTNTLRRRCRNFTKKVKRMRCPIKIHGFRRFRRRWLTVPKFSSAFKYTKID; encoded by the exons ATGTCTCAGAATCTTTACTtcctcagagagagagaaaggatggCTTGCTTTGATAGAGCATCACCAGCACTGAAGGAGACTCTGCTCAAAATATACAG AGATAACAAGCCCACAGAGCTGGATCAACGCTTGTTCGAATTTGGGGCAGTGGAGTACCACATACGG TCTTCAGTATCAGATCCACACTATGTCCATTTGTCCATATCAACACCATTACTATCTCAAGAAGCATCCGTCGCTCAAGGAATTTCACAAGGCACTGTACAAACGATAAAGGGAATTCTCTCGGATATAGTGGAGCTTGTCGAGCCCTCGAGAGAAGGATATCAGCTCACTCTGAGGCTCGATTTTTCTAAGATCCCGCAAGGCAAAG ATTCTTCCAAGATCATAACAGAGATCGCCAGCATACAAGCTGCAATACTGAGCTGCCAGTTGAAAGAAATGTTGAGCAATGTCGCCTCACAGGACACATCTCCAGGGATGTACAAGCTGATTAAACTATTGTATCACCCAAGAGAGCCTTTCTTTGTGGTCAGACAG CCGGAAAAGACCATCGCAGTGTTCCCTATGCGTTTCCAAGAAAACACAGACGTGATCATCGCAACTGCCTTCTTTCAG GAACTCATGGACGTTGGAAGCTCTGAAGCGTGGGCCAAGGTACCTCTTTGTACATGGTCGCCCATTCCACCTCCGGAGTTGAGAGGAGAACAAATGGAAGACCTAAGCACCAATGGCGGGTTCGTCTCCTTCG ATATTTTGCCACATCATGTTAAAGGCAAAAGACTGGATAAAACCGTGTGGAATCTGCTGAACTTTTACGCCTTTGTAAAGTATCATGTTAAG TGCACTCGGGGATTCATACAGAGGAGGATGCGAAAGCGATTGGATAATCTTGTCAAG ATTCTGCACAAGGCAAGCTCAGAAGAGGGTGGATATGTGGATGATGCGCAAG TTGCAGGATGTGGCTGCATCAAGAGTCTCGTCAGTGTTTCGAAAACTAACACGCTGAGACGAAGATGTCGGAATTTCACCAAGAAGGTCAAGAGGATGCGCTGCCCGATTAAAATTCATGGATTCCGGCGCTTCCGCCGACGGTGGTTGACCGTTCCCAAGTTCTCTTCCGCATTTAAGTATACAAAAATAGATTGA